The Gemmata palustris genome includes a region encoding these proteins:
- a CDS encoding serine hydrolase domain-containing protein, producing the protein MRTLAGVALFALTAVPAVGADLPRSSPEAQGVSSPAVRAFIEAADKDIDGLHSFMLVRRGHVVAEGWWGPYAAETPHMLFSLSKSFTSTAVGLAAAEGKLSTDDPVLKFFPDEAPADPSTNLKNMRLSDLLRMSTGHQTEPPRKAGESWAKTFLAQTVPFKPGTHFLYNTSATYMLSAAVQQATGQTVLDYLKPRLFDPLGIAKPTWETSPQGISTGGYGLSVRTEDIAKFGQLYLQKGKWNGKQLVPEAWVDAATARQTSNGSSPKSDWDQGYGYQFWRCRNGAYRGDGAFGQYCIVLPEQDAVIAITAGVKDMQAVLNLVWDKLLPAMKPGALTPDEEAAKKLASTLKGLTLHVPEGKGTAPKVAGKKFVFPSNDAKLESVTLEGGKDGAVTLVARVGGADRRIECGAGAWVKGRTAWGRIAEQPSAAACAWTADDTLTAKICFTETPFVTTVRLKFNGNEVRYESESNVGFGPTKEAALAGKAE; encoded by the coding sequence ATGAGAACTCTCGCCGGCGTCGCTCTGTTCGCACTGACTGCGGTCCCCGCGGTCGGGGCGGACCTGCCGCGCAGCAGCCCCGAGGCCCAGGGCGTCTCGTCCCCGGCCGTCCGCGCGTTCATCGAAGCGGCCGACAAGGACATTGATGGGCTCCACAGCTTCATGCTCGTGCGCCGCGGTCACGTCGTCGCCGAGGGGTGGTGGGGGCCATACGCGGCTGAAACGCCGCACATGCTGTTCTCGCTGAGCAAGAGCTTCACCTCGACGGCGGTCGGGCTGGCCGCGGCCGAGGGGAAACTGAGCACGGACGACCCGGTGCTGAAGTTTTTCCCCGACGAAGCCCCGGCCGATCCCTCCACCAACCTTAAGAACATGCGCCTGAGCGACCTGCTCCGCATGTCCACCGGGCACCAGACCGAACCGCCGCGCAAGGCGGGCGAGTCGTGGGCCAAGACGTTCCTCGCCCAGACGGTCCCGTTCAAGCCGGGTACGCACTTCCTGTACAACACGTCGGCCACGTACATGCTTTCGGCCGCGGTTCAGCAGGCGACCGGCCAGACCGTGCTCGATTACCTGAAGCCGCGCCTCTTCGACCCCCTGGGCATCGCGAAGCCGACCTGGGAAACCAGCCCGCAGGGGATCTCGACCGGCGGGTACGGTCTGAGCGTGCGGACCGAGGACATCGCCAAGTTCGGCCAACTCTACCTGCAAAAGGGCAAGTGGAACGGCAAACAACTCGTGCCGGAAGCGTGGGTCGATGCAGCAACCGCCCGGCAAACGTCCAACGGGAGCAGCCCGAAGAGCGACTGGGACCAGGGGTACGGGTACCAGTTCTGGCGGTGCCGCAACGGGGCCTACCGCGGCGACGGTGCCTTCGGCCAGTATTGCATCGTGCTCCCCGAACAGGACGCGGTCATTGCCATCACCGCCGGCGTGAAGGACATGCAGGCCGTTCTGAACCTGGTCTGGGACAAACTCCTCCCGGCGATGAAGCCGGGCGCGCTGACGCCCGATGAGGAGGCCGCCAAGAAGCTGGCGAGCACTCTGAAGGGGCTGACCCTGCACGTACCAGAAGGGAAGGGGACCGCGCCCAAAGTCGCGGGCAAGAAGTTCGTGTTCCCGAGCAACGACGCGAAACTGGAGTCGGTAACGCTCGAAGGCGGAAAGGACGGCGCGGTTACGCTGGTGGCGCGCGTCGGGGGCGCGGACCGGCGCATCGAGTGCGGGGCCGGGGCGTGGGTGAAGGGCCGCACGGCGTGGGGGCGCATCGCCGAGCAGCCGTCCGCGGCGGCCTGCGCCTGGACCGCGGACGACACGCTGACGGCGAAAATCTGTTTCACGGAAACGCCGTTCGTCACTACCGTGCGCCTGAAGTTCAACGGGAACGAGGTGCGGTACGAGTCCGAGTCGAACGTGGGCTTCGGGCCGACGAAAGAAGCCGCACTCGCCGGGAAGGCGGAATAA
- a CDS encoding glycosyltransferase family 4 protein: MTRRSEIRKIAFVGDYLPRKCGIATFTHDMHASVAARYPDAECFVVPVNDRPEGYDYPPEVRFEIEEQNLDSYLRTADFLNFANTDVVCLQHEYGIYGGTSGSHVLGLVRDLRMPVVTTLHTVLREPNDDQKRVLTELATLSARVVVMTERARSFLREIYDVPEAKIDLIAHGIPDTPFVDPNPFKEQFGVEGRLVALTFGLLSPNKGIEHVLRAIPEIVKSFPNFVYIVLGATHPALVREQGERYRLSLERLARNLGIGKHVIFYNRFVELQELTEFIRTADVYVTPYLNAAQITSGTLAYAFGCGKAVVSTPYWHAEELLADGRGEIVPFADPGALARAIRGLLGDEPRRTAMCERAYRLGREMIWEQSARHYMESFQLTRLGRQHQPCKPLAVRTLAEQHADLPDWRLDHLVRMSDATGMLQHATHTIPNFDEGYCTDDNARALLLTVLLDELGQGGPEIERLATRYAAFLQAAFNPATKRFRNFLGFDRRWLEEVGSDDSHGRALWALGTCVGRSRRPDLPAWAAGHFERALPAILETTSPRAWAFSLLGIREYLRRLGGDRLAAQARDTLVARLLDIYDRTTTPEWPWFEEILSYDVARLPQALIASGHESGNARAVEVGLQALTWLVKVQTAPQEHFRAIGSNGFYRKGHAPARFDQQPVEACATVSACLEAYRVTADANWLNEARSAFEWFLGRNDLGQELYDPRTGGCGDGLQEDRINRNQGAESTLAFLLSLAEMNLLESSLAAFRQAR, translated from the coding sequence GTGACGCGCCGTTCCGAGATTCGCAAGATCGCTTTCGTCGGCGACTACCTGCCGCGGAAGTGTGGGATCGCCACGTTCACGCACGACATGCACGCCTCGGTCGCCGCCCGCTACCCCGATGCCGAGTGCTTCGTGGTTCCGGTCAACGACCGCCCCGAGGGGTACGACTACCCGCCGGAGGTTCGGTTCGAGATCGAAGAACAGAATCTGGACAGTTACCTCCGAACGGCCGACTTCCTGAACTTCGCGAACACCGACGTCGTCTGCCTCCAACACGAGTACGGGATCTACGGCGGCACCTCGGGCAGTCACGTCCTCGGTCTCGTTCGCGACCTCCGCATGCCGGTCGTCACGACCCTTCACACCGTGCTGCGCGAACCGAACGACGATCAAAAGCGCGTGCTCACGGAACTCGCCACCTTGTCCGCGCGCGTCGTGGTCATGACCGAACGCGCGCGGTCATTTCTGCGCGAGATCTACGACGTTCCCGAAGCGAAGATCGACCTGATCGCACACGGCATCCCGGACACGCCGTTCGTCGATCCGAACCCGTTCAAAGAGCAGTTCGGGGTCGAGGGGCGCTTGGTGGCGCTCACGTTCGGGCTGCTTTCGCCGAACAAGGGCATCGAGCACGTGCTCCGGGCGATACCGGAGATCGTTAAATCGTTCCCCAACTTCGTCTACATCGTGCTGGGCGCGACACACCCGGCCCTGGTTCGAGAGCAGGGCGAGCGGTACCGCCTGAGCTTGGAGCGGCTCGCGCGGAACCTGGGAATCGGCAAGCACGTGATCTTCTACAACCGGTTCGTCGAACTGCAGGAGCTGACCGAGTTCATCCGGACCGCCGACGTTTACGTGACCCCGTACCTGAACGCGGCGCAGATCACCTCGGGCACACTGGCCTACGCATTCGGGTGCGGCAAGGCGGTCGTCTCGACCCCCTACTGGCACGCGGAAGAGCTGCTGGCCGACGGGCGCGGCGAAATCGTTCCCTTCGCCGACCCGGGAGCGCTCGCGCGCGCGATCCGCGGACTGCTCGGTGACGAACCGCGCCGCACGGCAATGTGCGAACGGGCGTACCGCTTGGGCCGGGAGATGATCTGGGAGCAGTCGGCGCGCCACTACATGGAGTCGTTCCAGTTGACGCGCCTCGGGCGCCAGCACCAGCCGTGTAAGCCGCTCGCCGTGCGAACGCTCGCCGAGCAGCACGCCGACTTACCCGACTGGCGGCTCGATCACCTCGTGCGGATGTCCGACGCCACCGGGATGCTCCAGCACGCGACGCACACCATTCCCAACTTCGACGAGGGGTACTGCACCGACGACAACGCCCGCGCCCTGTTGCTGACGGTGCTCCTGGACGAACTCGGGCAGGGCGGGCCGGAGATCGAGCGCCTGGCGACGCGGTACGCCGCGTTCCTCCAGGCGGCGTTTAACCCGGCGACGAAACGGTTCCGCAACTTCCTGGGGTTCGACCGGCGCTGGCTCGAAGAGGTCGGGTCGGACGACTCGCACGGGCGCGCGCTCTGGGCGCTGGGCACCTGCGTGGGCCGGTCGCGGCGCCCCGATCTGCCCGCGTGGGCGGCCGGGCACTTCGAGCGCGCGCTACCGGCGATCCTGGAGACGACCTCGCCCCGGGCCTGGGCGTTCAGCCTCCTCGGTATCCGCGAGTACCTCCGCCGGCTCGGTGGGGACCGGCTCGCGGCGCAGGCCCGGGACACCCTCGTCGCGCGGCTGCTCGACATTTACGACCGGACGACCACCCCCGAGTGGCCGTGGTTTGAAGAGATCCTCAGTTACGACGTCGCCCGGTTGCCTCAAGCATTGATCGCCAGTGGTCACGAGAGCGGGAACGCCCGCGCGGTGGAGGTGGGCCTGCAAGCCCTGACCTGGCTGGTCAAGGTCCAGACCGCTCCGCAGGAGCACTTCCGGGCGATCGGCTCCAACGGGTTCTACCGCAAGGGGCACGCCCCCGCACGCTTCGACCAGCAGCCGGTCGAGGCGTGTGCGACGGTCTCCGCGTGCCTGGAGGCGTACCGCGTTACCGCGGACGCGAACTGGCTGAACGAGGCCCGCTCCGCGTTCGAGTGGTTCCTGGGGCGCAACGACCTGGGCCAAGAACTGTACGACCCGCGGACCGGCGGGTGCGGCGACGGGCTCCAGGAGGACCGGATCAACCGGAACCAGGGGGCCGAATCGACGCTCGCGTTCCTGCTCTCCCTCGCCGAGATGAACCTGCTGGAAAGCTCACTGGCGGCGTTCCGTCAGGCGCGGTAG
- a CDS encoding glycoside hydrolase family 130 protein: MTLQRLSTRLLLRPEDLRASRADFEVVGAFNPGAVRAGDEVVLLVRVAERPREVRPGFTGLPRWDAVEGLMVDWVPDAELDIVDPRVVRRKSDGLVRLTFISHLCVVRCGDGRSVREATGVTFGPQSELEEFGVEDPRITAVNDRFYFTYVAVSRHGPATALASTSDFRTFERHGVIFCPENKDVVLFPEPVGGNFTALHRPVCGTPFTRPEMWVARSPDLIHWGAHTPLTLSGGEWQSGRVGAGPPPVRVPDGWLAIYHGNQRPTRPGEVGTYYGGALLLDANDPTRVLKRTAEPFMRPETDFERTGFVPNVVFPTGLVRDGESVLVYYGAADAVTAIAEFSLADLLAAMSTAD; the protein is encoded by the coding sequence ATGACCCTTCAGCGACTCTCCACGCGACTCCTGCTCCGGCCCGAAGACCTGCGCGCGTCGCGCGCCGACTTCGAGGTTGTCGGCGCCTTCAACCCGGGTGCGGTTCGCGCGGGTGACGAGGTCGTGCTCCTGGTGCGAGTGGCCGAGCGCCCGCGCGAGGTGCGCCCCGGCTTCACCGGTTTGCCCCGTTGGGACGCGGTCGAAGGGTTGATGGTCGATTGGGTGCCCGACGCGGAACTCGACATCGTCGACCCGCGCGTGGTCCGACGGAAGTCCGACGGATTGGTGCGGCTCACGTTCATTTCGCACCTCTGCGTCGTTCGCTGCGGGGACGGCCGATCGGTCCGCGAAGCCACGGGAGTTACGTTCGGCCCGCAGAGCGAACTCGAAGAGTTCGGGGTCGAAGACCCGCGCATCACGGCGGTGAACGACCGGTTCTACTTCACCTACGTCGCGGTGTCGCGCCACGGTCCGGCGACCGCACTCGCGAGCACCTCCGACTTCCGCACGTTCGAGCGCCACGGGGTGATTTTCTGCCCCGAGAACAAAGATGTTGTCCTGTTCCCGGAACCGGTCGGTGGGAACTTCACGGCTCTGCACCGCCCGGTCTGCGGTACGCCGTTCACCCGACCCGAGATGTGGGTGGCGCGGTCGCCCGACTTGATTCACTGGGGCGCGCACACTCCGCTGACACTATCGGGAGGGGAGTGGCAATCCGGGCGCGTGGGCGCGGGGCCACCTCCGGTTCGCGTCCCGGACGGGTGGCTCGCGATCTACCACGGGAACCAGCGCCCCACGCGCCCGGGCGAAGTCGGCACCTATTACGGCGGTGCGCTTTTGCTCGATGCGAACGATCCGACCCGCGTACTGAAGCGGACCGCGGAGCCGTTCATGCGCCCCGAGACCGATTTCGAGCGCACGGGCTTCGTGCCGAACGTGGTCTTCCCGACCGGTCTGGTACGGGACGGGGAATCGGTGCTCGTCTACTACGGTGCCGCCGATGCGGTCACCGCAATCGCGGAATTTTCTTTAGCGGACCTGCTCGCCGCGATGAGCACCGCGGACTAA
- a CDS encoding glycoside hydrolase family 130 protein: MDVKRTGVTLRPTNSRVVIRPFEVPNDNRVEKIIARVAALAEADVERLLEGVMQDFRLRHQRTREFFLHRFEQVRKHLLTDQPLSENRRLLIGSYFTLEYALESAALFNPSMVWHPDQSGLPVGSRRFIVSLRATGEGHISSITFRSGVIDSANQIKIDEPTRFVVAPDLVPNVLYEKPLFYRKLTELGIDGPFTDLVMAALGETFPLDDLSRAVRNVLRHNRARQHEFEPIAQTMVVLARANYEVRFDARLNVSERIIFPSSPTETNGIEDARFVRFTHPDGRACYYATYTAYDGRVTLPQMLETEDFLHFKVSTLNGPEVKNKGFALFPRMVNGQYAMLSRQDNENIFLMYSDMPHFWYTKELLAKPTYPWEFVQLGNCGSPIETEAGWLVLTHGVGPMRKYAMGAFLLDLNDPARVIGRLEAPLLEPNADEREGYVPNVVYSCGAALHGRELVIPYAMSDYASTFATVPLDDVLNAMTRA, encoded by the coding sequence ATGGACGTCAAGCGCACCGGGGTCACCCTCCGGCCCACCAATTCCCGCGTCGTGATCCGGCCGTTCGAGGTACCGAACGACAACCGCGTCGAGAAGATCATCGCCCGCGTCGCGGCGCTCGCCGAGGCGGACGTCGAGCGGCTGCTGGAGGGCGTGATGCAGGACTTCCGCCTGCGCCACCAGCGCACCCGCGAGTTCTTCCTGCACCGGTTCGAGCAGGTCCGCAAACACCTGCTGACCGACCAACCGCTCAGCGAGAACCGGCGCCTGCTCATCGGCTCGTACTTCACACTGGAGTACGCGCTGGAATCGGCGGCGCTGTTCAACCCGTCGATGGTGTGGCACCCCGATCAGTCGGGCCTGCCCGTGGGGAGCCGCCGGTTCATTGTCAGCCTGCGGGCGACCGGTGAGGGGCACATCTCGTCGATCACGTTTCGGTCCGGTGTGATCGACTCCGCGAACCAGATCAAGATCGACGAGCCGACGCGGTTCGTGGTGGCCCCGGACCTGGTCCCGAACGTCCTCTACGAAAAACCCCTATTCTACCGCAAATTGACCGAACTGGGGATCGATGGGCCGTTCACCGATCTGGTCATGGCCGCGCTGGGCGAGACGTTCCCGCTCGACGACCTGAGCCGCGCGGTGCGGAACGTGTTGCGCCACAACCGGGCGCGGCAGCACGAGTTCGAGCCGATCGCGCAGACGATGGTGGTGCTGGCGCGGGCCAACTACGAGGTCCGCTTCGACGCGCGGTTGAACGTGTCGGAGCGGATCATCTTCCCGTCGTCGCCGACCGAGACCAACGGCATCGAGGACGCGCGGTTCGTGCGGTTCACGCACCCCGACGGGCGCGCCTGTTACTACGCCACCTACACCGCTTACGACGGCCGGGTGACGCTCCCGCAGATGCTCGAAACCGAAGACTTCCTGCACTTCAAAGTGAGCACACTGAACGGGCCGGAGGTGAAGAACAAGGGGTTCGCACTGTTCCCGCGCATGGTCAACGGGCAGTACGCGATGCTGTCGCGCCAGGACAACGAGAACATCTTCCTGATGTACTCGGACATGCCGCACTTCTGGTACACGAAGGAGTTGCTCGCGAAGCCGACGTACCCGTGGGAGTTCGTGCAGTTGGGGAACTGCGGGTCACCGATCGAGACGGAAGCCGGGTGGCTGGTGCTGACGCACGGGGTGGGTCCGATGCGGAAGTACGCGATGGGGGCGTTCCTGCTCGACTTGAACGACCCGGCGCGGGTGATCGGTCGGCTGGAGGCGCCGTTGCTCGAGCCCAACGCGGACGAGCGCGAGGGCTACGTGCCGAACGTCGTCTACAGTTGCGGTGCGGCCCTGCACGGGCGCGAGCTGGTCATTCCCTACGCGATGTCGGACTACGCGAGCACGTTCGCCACCGTTCCACTCGACGACGTGCTCAACGCCATGACACGGGCGTGA